The Deinococcus carri sequence GGGCGGGATGCTGTGGGCCAAGCCGACCTGGGGCGCGTACTGGGTGTGGGATGCCCGGCTGACCACCACTGCGCTGAGTCTGGTCGTGTACGGCGGTTATCTCCTGATTCGCGGCCTGATAGACGACCCCGAGCGCCGGGCGCGGGTGGCGGCGGTCATCGGCCTGGTGGGCACCTTGTATGTCCCCATCAACTACATGGCGGTGGAATGGTGGCGCGGTGTGCACCAGACGCAGACGCTGCGCCTGCTGGGCAAACCGAGTTTCGAGGCGGCCCCGATTTACGGCTGGGTGCTGCTGGCGGGGACCGTCGCCTTTACCCTGCTGTACGTCTACCTGCTGCGCGTGCGCGGCATCCTGGCCGCCCGCGAGGAAGCCCGCGAGGAACGTGAACTGATGGAAGACCTCGCCCCGCTGGAGGTGGCGCGTGGATAAGTACGCCGGATACGTGGTCGTGGTGTACGTGGTGACGTTCGTGCTGCTGGGCGCGTACCTCGCCTGGATGTGGCTGAAGTTGCGGACACTGCGCGAGGAGGACCGCGAATGACGCCCGCCGCGCCCCTCCCGCGGGCCAGACGGCGCAGGCGCAATCCGCTGCCCATCGTGCTGGGCGTGGTGGCGCTGGTGGCGCTGACCGCCTTTATCGCCTTCGGGAACCTGGGCAAGAGCCTGGAATACTTCGTGACTCCCACCGAGTACACGCAGCAGCGTGCCGAACTGGAAGGCCGTCCCCTCCGTATCGGCGGGCTGGTCAAGGCCGTGCAGTACAACCCGCAGACACTGGACCTGCGGTTCAACGTGACCGATGGCGGCGCGACGTTCCCGGTGCAGTACCGCGGTGCCGTCAGCGACCTGTTCAAGGAAAACCAGGGCGTGGTCGTGCGCGGCGAGTTCCAGGGCAACACCTTCCACGCCTCCGAACTGGTCGTGAAGCACAGCGAGGAATACCACGTGCCCCAGACGCAGGCCGAACTCAAGGACCTGCTGAAGCAGAGTGAGTGATGAGGCATGAGCCATGAGTGATGCGTTGTTCCCGCGTGGGCAGGCGCTTACCCCGTCTCTGCCCCAATCCCTGCTCCGAACCTGCCCCCCCTCATCCCTCATCACCCATCCCTCATCCCTTTCCCTATGCTGAACCTGATCTCCTTCCAGGCGAGCGCGCTCGGCGCACTGGGCCAGCTCGCGCTACTGGCGGCCCTGGCCTTCACGCTGGGCGGGACGTGGCTGGCGGCGGTGGGTGGACTCCGGGCCGACACGCGGGCGACCGAGGCGGCGCGGCGGGCGGTGTGGGCCGTCTTCGCGCTGATGAGCCTCGCCATCCTGACGCTGATGGCAGCGCTGCTGCGCGACGACTTCAGCGTGCGGTACGTGGCCGAACATTCCATGCGGACCTCCCCGACCTGGGTGAAGGTGACGAGTCTGTGGGGGGCGCTGCAAGGCTCGATTCTGCTGTGGGCGTGGCTGCTGGCCGCCTACGCCTTCGTCCTGAGTCTGACCGTGCGGCGGGACGCGCTGCGGCCCTGGTCGCTCGGCGCGATGTTCGTCAGCCTGCTGTTTTTCGTGGGCGTGTGCGCGAGTATCGCCAGCCCCTTCATCCCGCTCGCGCAGATTCCTGCCGACGGTCTGGGGCCGAATCCCGCGCTGCAAAACCACTGGATGATGGCCGTTCACCCGGTGCTGCTGTACCTGGGCTTCGTGGGGCTGAGCGTGCCCTTTGCTTACGCGGTCGCCGCCCTCGTCACGGGCCGCTTATCTGACCACTGGGTCGTGGTCACGCGGCGCTGGACGCTGGTGGCGTGGGCCTTTCTCACCGCCGCCATTGTGGCAGGGGGCTGGTGGAGCTACGAGACGCTGGGCTGGGGCGGCTACTGGGCCTGGGACCCGGTGGAGAATGCGTCCTTCATTCCCTGGCTGCTGGTCACGGCCTTCCTGCATAGCGTCCAGATTCAGGAGCGGCGGGGGCTGATGCGCTCGTGGAACGTGTGGCTGGTTGTGCTGGCCTATGCGAGCACCGTGCTGGGCACCTTCCTGAACCGCTCGGGCATCGTGCAGAGCGTCCACGCCTTCGCGGGGGGGCCGGTGGGGCCGGTGTTCCTGGGCTTCCTGGCCTTCCTGCTGGTCGTGGGCATCGCGCTCGCCGCCTGGCGTGCCCCGCACCTGCGCGACGAGGCCGACCCGCCCGCCCCGGTCAGCCGCGAGGGGGCCTTTCTGGCGGGGAACTGGCTGTTTCTGGTGTTCGCGGTGATGGTGCTGGTGGGCACGCTCTTTCCGACCCTCGTGGAGGCGGTGCAGGGACGGCGGGACGCTTCGGTGGGTCCGGCCTTCTACAACGCCTTCGCCATTCCGCTGGGGCTGGGCCTGCTGCTGCTGATGGGCGGGGGGCCGCTGCTGCCCTGGCGGCGGGCGGACGGGCAGAGCTTCTGGCGCGCGCTGCGGCCCCTGCTGCTGGCGGGGCTGGGGGCGGCGCTGGTGGCAGGGCTGCTGGGCGTGCGGGCCTGGGGCGTGCTGGGAACGATGGCTCTCAGCGCCTACAATCTCGTCGGCCTGGGGCTGTTGACGGCGCGGGCGGTGAAGCAAAGGGGCGGGGGGCTGGCTGGGCTGGTGCGCGAGCAGCCCCGGCGGTACGGGGCCTACCTCGCCCATGTCGGGCTGATTGTGGTGGCGCTGGGCATCGCCTTCTCGGGGACGTACAAGCGGGACGCACAGGCCACGCTGAATGTCGGGGCGGCCCCCGTGAAGCTGCTGAACGAGACACTGGCCCTGCAAGGCACCCGCAAGGACGCCAGGCCTTACGGGCAGTCGGCAGTGGCGCGGGTCCTCATCGACGGGCAGCCCTTCGAGGCTCGCATGAACACCTATGTGCAGGCAGGCGGCACGGCCTTCCCCGCGCCCGCCGTGCGCTACGGCCTGCTGGGCGACACGTATCTGGTAGTGACGGCCTTCGACCCGCAGGGCAAGTGGGCCAGCGTGCGCCTGATCGAGAGTCCGCTGGTGTCGTGGATCTGGTGGGGCACCCTAATCGTGGTGCTGGGGGCGGGGCTGACGCTTCTTTCCCCTCTTTCCCCCCGGCGGGCGACGGCGCGCGTGCCGACCCTGCGGACGGCCCCGGCGACCGACTGAAGTTCCAAGCGAGATGACCTATGACTGAGATGCCTTCCCCTCCCAACACCGCTGCCCCGGCCCCGCTGTGGCGGCGTCTGCTGCCCCCTCTGATCGCCGCCGCGCTCGTCGCGGTGCTGGGGGCCGCCCTGCTGAATCCCTCCCGGAATGCGACCGATGGCGGGCCGCTCATCGGGAAGCCCGCC is a genomic window containing:
- the ccsA gene encoding cytochrome c biogenesis protein CcsA, whose translation is MRQDRVTTLLGAATLLALGTAVVLGLRAPLDVNQGSLVRLMFVHVPSAWLSYLAYGGTGLFGLLYLLTRQRRWDRLAMGSAEIGVLFTLSTIVGGMLWAKPTWGAYWVWDARLTTTALSLVVYGGYLLIRGLIDDPERRARVAAVIGLVGTLYVPINYMAVEWWRGVHQTQTLRLLGKPSFEAAPIYGWVLLAGTVAFTLLYVYLLRVRGILAAREEAREERELMEDLAPLEVARG
- the ccmD gene encoding heme exporter protein CcmD; the protein is MDKYAGYVVVVYVVTFVLLGAYLAWMWLKLRTLREEDRE
- the ccmE gene encoding cytochrome c maturation protein CcmE translates to MTPAAPLPRARRRRRNPLPIVLGVVALVALTAFIAFGNLGKSLEYFVTPTEYTQQRAELEGRPLRIGGLVKAVQYNPQTLDLRFNVTDGGATFPVQYRGAVSDLFKENQGVVVRGEFQGNTFHASELVVKHSEEYHVPQTQAELKDLLKQSE
- a CDS encoding heme lyase CcmF/NrfE family subunit; the protein is MLNLISFQASALGALGQLALLAALAFTLGGTWLAAVGGLRADTRATEAARRAVWAVFALMSLAILTLMAALLRDDFSVRYVAEHSMRTSPTWVKVTSLWGALQGSILLWAWLLAAYAFVLSLTVRRDALRPWSLGAMFVSLLFFVGVCASIASPFIPLAQIPADGLGPNPALQNHWMMAVHPVLLYLGFVGLSVPFAYAVAALVTGRLSDHWVVVTRRWTLVAWAFLTAAIVAGGWWSYETLGWGGYWAWDPVENASFIPWLLVTAFLHSVQIQERRGLMRSWNVWLVVLAYASTVLGTFLNRSGIVQSVHAFAGGPVGPVFLGFLAFLLVVGIALAAWRAPHLRDEADPPAPVSREGAFLAGNWLFLVFAVMVLVGTLFPTLVEAVQGRRDASVGPAFYNAFAIPLGLGLLLLMGGGPLLPWRRADGQSFWRALRPLLLAGLGAALVAGLLGVRAWGVLGTMALSAYNLVGLGLLTARAVKQRGGGLAGLVREQPRRYGAYLAHVGLIVVALGIAFSGTYKRDAQATLNVGAAPVKLLNETLALQGTRKDARPYGQSAVARVLIDGQPFEARMNTYVQAGGTAFPAPAVRYGLLGDTYLVVTAFDPQGKWASVRLIESPLVSWIWWGTLIVVLGAGLTLLSPLSPRRATARVPTLRTAPATD